In Streptomyces qaidamensis, one DNA window encodes the following:
- a CDS encoding phosphotriesterase family protein yields MSAVRTVLGDVSPAELGVCDAHDHLFFGSPRLPGQELRSVAAARAELVAFREHGGGTVVQWTPYGLGRRAADLPPLSRETGVHVVAATGLHQAVHYDEDTLAGLRSRLAEVFVCELTEGIGTSGVRAGLVKVAGGFHTLDAHARWTMTAAAEAQHATGAAIAVHLELGTGALDVLDLLCGELGVPPHRVVLGHLNRSPDLVVHRQAAESGCYLAFDGPSLAHHATDWRMPDAVRSLADAGFGDRLLLGADTTTAAARSVDGGPGMPYLLRRVRPRLVHAVGEELVRRILTENPGRAFGAEWP; encoded by the coding sequence GTGAGCGCGGTCCGCACGGTGCTGGGGGACGTGTCCCCCGCAGAGCTGGGTGTGTGCGACGCCCACGACCACCTGTTCTTCGGCAGTCCCCGGCTGCCCGGCCAGGAGCTGCGCAGCGTGGCGGCGGCGCGGGCGGAGCTGGTGGCGTTCCGGGAGCACGGCGGTGGGACCGTCGTGCAGTGGACGCCGTACGGGCTCGGGCGGCGGGCCGCCGATCTGCCACCGCTCTCCCGGGAGACGGGTGTGCACGTGGTGGCCGCGACCGGCCTGCACCAGGCCGTGCACTACGACGAGGACACGCTCGCCGGGCTGCGGAGCCGGCTCGCCGAGGTCTTCGTCTGTGAACTCACCGAGGGCATCGGGACATCGGGGGTGCGGGCGGGGCTCGTCAAGGTCGCGGGCGGCTTCCACACCCTGGACGCGCACGCCCGCTGGACCATGACGGCGGCGGCCGAGGCGCAGCACGCCACGGGCGCGGCGATCGCCGTGCACCTGGAGCTGGGGACCGGGGCGCTGGACGTACTGGACCTGCTGTGCGGGGAGTTGGGGGTGCCGCCGCACCGGGTGGTGCTCGGGCACCTCAACCGCTCCCCCGACCTCGTGGTCCACCGGCAGGCGGCCGAGTCCGGCTGCTATCTGGCCTTCGACGGGCCGTCACTCGCCCACCACGCCACGGACTGGCGGATGCCGGACGCCGTACGGTCCCTGGCCGACGCCGGGTTCGGCGACCGGCTGCTGCTGGGCGCGGACACCACGACGGCCGCCGCCCGCTCGGTGGACGGCGGCCCCGGGATGCCCTACCTGCTGCGCCGGGTGCGGCCCCGGCTCGTGCACGCCGTGGGCGAGGAGCTGGTGAGGCGCATCCTCACGGAGAATCCGGGACGGGCGTTCGGGGCCGAGTGGCCCTGA
- a CDS encoding PPOX class F420-dependent oxidoreductase, producing the protein MSKPPLPPEAEALLSRPNPCVMATLRSDGAPVSTATWYAWQDGRVLVNLDEGRVRLKHLRRDPRVTLTVLAADDWYTHVTLIGRVSEMYADEDLADIDLLARHYTGKPYPDRVRPRVSARIEVDRWHGWGSMKDSDQAGG; encoded by the coding sequence ATGTCCAAGCCGCCGCTGCCGCCCGAGGCCGAGGCGCTGCTGAGCCGGCCCAACCCGTGCGTCATGGCCACGCTGCGCTCTGACGGCGCACCGGTCTCCACCGCCACCTGGTACGCGTGGCAGGACGGCCGGGTCCTGGTCAACCTCGACGAGGGCCGGGTACGTCTGAAGCATCTGCGCCGCGACCCGCGCGTCACCCTCACCGTCCTCGCCGCCGACGACTGGTACACCCACGTCACCCTCATCGGCCGCGTGAGCGAGATGTACGCCGACGAGGACCTGGCCGACATCGACCTCCTCGCCCGCCACTACACCGGCAAGCCGTACCCCGACCGCGTCCGCCCCCGGGTGAGCGCCCGGATCGAGGTCGACCGCTGGCACGGCTGGGGTTCGATGAAGGACAGCGACCAGGCCGGCGGCTGA
- a CDS encoding NAD(P)-dependent oxidoreductase, whose amino-acid sequence MTHKLTVSVLGTGIMGAAMARNLARAGHTVHAWNRTRAKAEPLAAESVRIADSPAQAVQDADVVLTMLHDGPVALDTMRQAAPALRPGTAWAQSTTAGLDGIAELAAFAREHGLVFYDAPVLGTRQPAEAGQLTVLAAGPVEGREKVTPVFEAVGARTVWSGEDGAEGGATRLKLVANSWVLAVTAAAGEALALSKALGVDPHGFFDLVAGGPLDMGYLRAKSDLVLEGKLTPPQFAVSTAAKDARLIVQAGADNGVRLDVAEAAAARMERAAAQGHADEDMAAAYFASFDGKTDS is encoded by the coding sequence ATGACCCACAAGCTCACCGTGAGCGTCCTGGGCACCGGCATCATGGGTGCCGCGATGGCCCGCAACCTCGCCCGGGCCGGTCACACGGTCCACGCCTGGAACCGCACCCGGGCCAAGGCCGAGCCGCTGGCCGCCGAGAGCGTGCGGATCGCCGACAGCCCCGCGCAGGCGGTGCAGGACGCCGACGTCGTCCTGACCATGCTCCACGACGGCCCCGTCGCCCTGGACACGATGCGCCAGGCCGCCCCCGCCCTGCGCCCCGGCACGGCCTGGGCGCAGTCCACCACCGCGGGCCTCGACGGTATCGCCGAGCTGGCCGCATTCGCCCGCGAGCACGGCCTGGTCTTCTACGACGCCCCCGTCCTGGGCACCCGCCAGCCCGCCGAGGCCGGGCAGCTGACGGTGCTCGCGGCCGGCCCCGTCGAGGGGCGCGAGAAGGTGACGCCCGTCTTCGAGGCGGTCGGCGCCCGTACCGTCTGGTCCGGCGAGGACGGAGCGGAGGGCGGGGCCACCCGCCTCAAGCTCGTCGCCAACAGCTGGGTCCTCGCCGTCACGGCCGCCGCCGGGGAGGCCCTCGCCCTGTCGAAGGCCCTCGGCGTCGACCCGCATGGCTTCTTCGACCTCGTCGCCGGCGGCCCGCTCGACATGGGTTATCTGCGCGCCAAGTCGGATCTCGTTCTCGAAGGCAAGCTCACACCGCCCCAGTTCGCTGTGAGCACCGCCGCCAAGGACGCCCGGCTGATCGTCCAGGCCGGCGCCGACAACGGCGTCCGGCTGGACGTCGCCGAAGCCGCCGCCGCCCGCATGGAGCGTGCGGCCGCACAGGGTCACGCCGACGAGGACATGGCCGCCGCCTACTTCGCCAGCTTCGACGGGAAGACCGACTCCTAG
- a CDS encoding ROK family protein, which yields MSGKADPRHAGDGSTSRTRLDRGRAALGPALELVHTGRAPTRAVLTAELGVTRATAGAVAAELEALGLIRVDARPGAAAGSQGRPSHKLAVADDGPVALAAQVHADGFRAALVGLGGRIVATAPGCEVVDADPAKVLASVVTAGAELLRETGLRCVGAGLAVPSAVAEPEGLALNPLHLAWPAGAPVRDIFAEQVRAAGIDGPAFAANDVNLAALAEHRHGAGRGARDLLCVATGHRGVGGALVLDGRLHRGSSGLALEVGHLTVHPEGRPCHCGSRGCLDVETDPLAFLTEAGREPGPEVSLLQQSIDLIRHHYDDPAVRTAAEAIVDRLGLGLAGLVNILNPDRIILGGLHRTLLDADPARLRAVVADRSLWGQSGGVPILPCTLDHNSLVGAAELAWQPVLDDPLGALTARG from the coding sequence ATGAGCGGGAAGGCGGACCCCCGGCACGCGGGGGACGGGAGCACCTCGAGGACGCGGCTGGACCGGGGGCGCGCAGCGCTCGGACCCGCGCTGGAGCTCGTCCACACCGGACGCGCGCCGACCCGGGCCGTGCTCACCGCCGAGCTCGGGGTGACGCGTGCGACGGCTGGCGCGGTCGCCGCCGAGCTGGAAGCACTCGGGCTGATCCGCGTCGACGCCCGGCCCGGCGCCGCGGCCGGATCGCAGGGCAGGCCCTCCCACAAACTGGCCGTCGCCGACGACGGCCCCGTCGCGCTCGCCGCGCAGGTGCACGCCGACGGCTTCCGGGCGGCGCTGGTCGGACTGGGCGGCCGGATCGTCGCCACCGCGCCCGGCTGCGAGGTCGTCGACGCCGACCCGGCCAAGGTGCTCGCCTCCGTCGTCACGGCCGGCGCCGAGCTGCTGCGCGAGACCGGGCTCCGGTGCGTGGGCGCGGGCCTCGCCGTCCCCTCCGCCGTCGCCGAACCCGAAGGTCTGGCACTGAACCCTCTCCACCTGGCCTGGCCCGCCGGCGCGCCCGTGCGGGACATCTTCGCCGAGCAGGTGCGCGCGGCCGGCATCGACGGGCCCGCGTTCGCCGCGAACGACGTCAACCTCGCCGCGCTGGCCGAGCACCGGCACGGCGCCGGCCGAGGCGCCCGGGACCTGCTCTGCGTGGCCACCGGCCACCGCGGTGTCGGCGGCGCGCTCGTCCTCGACGGCCGCCTGCACCGGGGCAGTTCGGGCCTCGCGCTGGAGGTCGGGCACCTCACCGTGCACCCCGAGGGCCGCCCCTGCCACTGCGGCAGCCGCGGCTGCCTCGACGTGGAGACCGACCCGCTGGCCTTCCTCACCGAGGCCGGACGCGAACCGGGACCCGAGGTCTCCCTGCTCCAGCAGTCCATCGACCTGATCCGCCACCACTACGACGACCCGGCCGTCCGCACCGCCGCCGAGGCCATCGTCGACCGCCTCGGCCTCGGCCTCGCGGGCCTGGTCAACATCCTCAACCCGGACCGCATCATCCTCGGCGGCCTCCACCGCACCCTCCTCGACGCCGACCCCGCCCGTCTGCGCGCGGTCGTCGCCGACCGCAGCCTGTGGGGCCAGAGCGGCGGCGTCCCCATCCTGCCCTGCACCCTCGACCACAACAGCCTGGTCGGCGCGGCGGAACTGGCGTGGCAGCCGGTGCTGGACGATCCGCTGGGAGCACTGACCGCGCGGGGCTGA
- a CDS encoding alpha-ketoglutarate-dependent dioxygenase AlkB family protein — translation MDAELFPRPRAQIAPSAVHLPGWLDAEHQRELLDACREWARPPAGLRTVRTPGGGTMTARQVCLGWHWYPYAYARTVADGDGAPVKPFPRRLGELGRRAVRDTLAGPAPDYDIALINFYDADARMGMHRDSDEKSDAPVVSLSLGDTCVFRFGNTRTRTRPYTDVELRSGDLFVFGGPSRLAYHGVPRVHAGTAPPGLGLTGRLNITLRVSGFRHPAERGPAAP, via the coding sequence ATGGACGCCGAGCTGTTCCCCAGGCCGCGAGCGCAGATCGCGCCCAGCGCGGTCCACCTGCCCGGCTGGCTGGACGCGGAACACCAGCGGGAACTGCTCGACGCCTGCCGCGAGTGGGCCCGGCCCCCCGCCGGCCTGCGCACGGTCCGCACCCCCGGCGGCGGCACCATGACCGCCCGCCAGGTGTGCCTGGGCTGGCACTGGTACCCGTACGCCTACGCCCGCACGGTCGCCGACGGGGACGGCGCGCCGGTGAAACCGTTCCCGCGACGGCTCGGCGAACTGGGCCGCCGGGCGGTCCGCGACACCCTCGCAGGACCCGCGCCGGACTACGACATCGCCCTGATCAACTTCTACGACGCCGACGCCCGCATGGGTATGCACCGCGACAGCGACGAGAAGTCCGACGCACCGGTGGTGTCGCTGAGCCTCGGCGACACCTGCGTCTTCCGCTTCGGCAACACCCGGACGCGCACCCGGCCCTACACCGACGTCGAGCTGCGCAGCGGCGACCTGTTCGTCTTCGGCGGCCCGTCCCGACTGGCCTACCACGGAGTCCCCCGCGTCCACGCGGGCACGGCACCGCCCGGGCTCGGCCTGACGGGACGTCTCAACATCACGCTCCGGGTCAGCGGCTTCCGGCACCCCGCCGAGCGGGGCCCCGCCGCTCCGTGA
- a CDS encoding methyltransferase has translation MTTPWGEPALTRFPEDPRDRLRAWDASDEYLLRHLAAERVPLDGTVVVVGDRWGALVTALAAHRPVQISDSFLAQEATRANLARAGAEPGAVRLLTTQDPPPERIDVLLVRVPKSLALLEDQLLRLAPAVHTGTVVLGTGMVKEIHTSTLQLFERILGPTRTSLAEKKARLVFCTPDPVLERPASPWPYVYTLPDGIGPAARGTVVNHAGVFCADRLDIGTRFFLGHLPQGRGRRVVDLGCGNGVVGTSVALADPDAEVLFVDESFQAVASAEATYKANGAPGHAEFRVGDGLAGVPSGSVDLVLSNPPFHSHQATTDATAWRMFTGARRTLRPGGELWVVGNRHLGYHVKLRKLFGNSRLVASDPKFVVLKAVKR, from the coding sequence ATGACGACGCCGTGGGGCGAGCCGGCGCTGACCCGATTCCCCGAGGACCCGCGCGACAGGCTGCGCGCCTGGGACGCCTCGGACGAGTACCTGCTGAGGCACCTGGCCGCGGAGCGGGTGCCGCTGGACGGCACGGTCGTGGTCGTCGGGGACCGGTGGGGCGCGCTGGTCACGGCGCTCGCGGCGCACCGGCCGGTGCAGATCAGCGACTCCTTCCTCGCGCAGGAGGCGACCCGCGCCAACCTCGCGCGGGCGGGTGCCGAGCCGGGTGCGGTGCGGCTGCTCACCACGCAGGACCCGCCGCCGGAGCGGATCGACGTGCTGCTGGTGCGGGTGCCGAAGAGCCTGGCGCTGCTGGAGGATCAGTTGCTGCGGCTTGCGCCTGCCGTGCACACGGGGACCGTCGTCCTGGGGACGGGCATGGTGAAGGAGATCCACACCTCGACGCTGCAGTTGTTCGAGCGGATCCTCGGCCCGACCCGCACCTCGCTCGCCGAGAAGAAGGCCCGCCTGGTCTTCTGCACGCCGGATCCGGTGCTGGAGCGGCCCGCCAGCCCGTGGCCGTACGTCTACACGCTGCCGGACGGCATCGGCCCCGCCGCGCGAGGCACCGTCGTCAATCACGCGGGGGTCTTCTGCGCCGACCGGCTCGACATCGGGACGCGGTTCTTCCTCGGACATCTGCCGCAGGGACGGGGCCGCCGGGTGGTGGACCTGGGGTGCGGCAACGGCGTGGTGGGGACGTCGGTGGCACTGGCCGACCCGGACGCCGAGGTGCTGTTCGTGGACGAGTCGTTCCAGGCCGTGGCCTCGGCGGAGGCGACGTACAAGGCCAACGGCGCGCCGGGGCATGCCGAGTTCCGGGTCGGGGACGGTCTGGCGGGCGTGCCGTCCGGCAGTGTCGATCTGGTGCTCAGCAACCCGCCGTTCCACTCCCACCAGGCGACGACGGACGCCACGGCCTGGCGGATGTTCACCGGGGCGCGGCGCACACTGCGGCCGGGCGGGGAGCTGTGGGTGGTGGGCAACCGGCATCTGGGCTACCACGTCAAGCTGCGCAAGTTGTTCGGCAACAGCCGGCTCGTCGCGAGCGATCCGAAGTTCGTGGTGCTGAAGGCCGTCAAGCGGTAG
- a CDS encoding class II fructose-bisphosphate aldolase — MPLTTTGDLVTRAAAAGSAVASFNVITLEHVEAVVAGAESACAPVVLQVSENAVKFRAGQLLPLARAAVAVAERAAVPVALHLDHVQSDALLRRAADAGFSSVMYDAARLPYAENLTATRAAVDWAHAQGLWIEAELGQIGGKNGRPPLDAHAPGARTDPDEARAFVADSGVDALAVAIGSSHAMTTRTAALDHALLKRLSAALDIPLVLHGSSGVPDDELRAAVAGGITKVNIGTALNIALTGAIRDFLTERPEAVDPRGYLTLAREAMTRTVAKTLQTLGSATA, encoded by the coding sequence GTGCCTCTGACCACCACCGGCGACCTCGTCACCCGCGCCGCCGCGGCCGGCTCGGCCGTCGCCTCCTTCAACGTCATCACCCTGGAGCACGTCGAGGCCGTCGTCGCGGGCGCCGAGTCGGCGTGCGCCCCCGTCGTCCTCCAGGTCAGCGAGAACGCGGTGAAGTTCCGCGCCGGACAGCTGCTCCCGCTCGCCCGCGCGGCCGTCGCCGTGGCCGAACGTGCCGCCGTGCCGGTCGCGTTGCACCTCGACCACGTACAGAGCGACGCCCTGCTGCGCCGGGCCGCGGACGCCGGCTTCAGCTCCGTGATGTACGACGCGGCCCGCCTGCCCTACGCCGAGAACCTCACCGCGACCCGGGCGGCGGTCGACTGGGCACACGCCCAAGGGCTCTGGATCGAGGCGGAGTTGGGCCAGATCGGCGGCAAGAACGGCAGACCCCCGCTGGACGCGCACGCCCCTGGCGCCCGCACCGACCCCGACGAGGCGCGGGCCTTCGTCGCGGACTCGGGCGTGGACGCCCTGGCCGTCGCCATCGGCAGCTCCCACGCCATGACCACCCGCACGGCGGCCCTCGACCACGCCCTGCTCAAACGCCTGTCGGCCGCGCTGGACATCCCGCTCGTCCTGCACGGCTCCTCCGGCGTCCCGGACGACGAACTCAGGGCGGCCGTCGCCGGAGGCATCACCAAGGTCAACATCGGCACGGCCCTGAACATCGCACTGACCGGAGCGATCCGGGACTTCCTCACCGAACGCCCCGAGGCGGTCGACCCGCGCGGCTACCTGACCCTCGCCCGGGAGGCGATGACCCGGACCGTCGCCAAGACCCTCCAGACCCTGGGCTCCGCTACCGCTTGA
- a CDS encoding SIS domain-containing protein: protein MTHVEDELTSQPECWARAASQAAHHAKVLPAPGERVAIVGCGTSYFMARAAAALREGAGQGETDAFAASEFPHGRRYDRVVALTRSGTTTEILDLLGRLKDATRTTAITADPDTPVRTAARDLAVLDFADERSVVQTRFATTALTLLRAHLGLHPDAAVTDGRTALTEPLPEGLVECGQFTFLGRGWTVGLADEAGLKMREAALAWAEAYPAMEYRHGPISVSTRGTATWMLGDAPGGLAEQVRDTGALWIAGRLDPLAELVRVQRLAVAVAASRGLDPDSPRHLTRSVILAP, encoded by the coding sequence ATGACGCATGTCGAGGACGAGCTGACCAGCCAGCCCGAGTGCTGGGCACGCGCCGCGTCGCAGGCGGCCCACCACGCGAAAGTGCTGCCCGCTCCGGGAGAGCGGGTCGCGATCGTCGGCTGCGGCACCTCGTACTTCATGGCGCGGGCCGCCGCGGCCCTGCGCGAGGGCGCGGGCCAGGGCGAGACCGACGCCTTCGCCGCCTCGGAGTTCCCTCACGGCCGCCGCTACGACCGGGTCGTCGCCCTCACCCGCTCCGGCACCACGACCGAGATCCTGGACCTGCTGGGCCGGTTGAAGGACGCCACCCGCACCACCGCCATCACCGCCGACCCGGACACGCCCGTGCGGACGGCCGCCCGGGACCTCGCCGTCCTGGACTTCGCGGACGAACGCTCCGTCGTCCAGACCCGGTTCGCGACCACGGCCCTCACCCTGCTCCGCGCCCACCTCGGCCTCCACCCCGACGCGGCCGTCACCGACGGGCGCACCGCCCTGACGGAGCCGCTGCCCGAAGGACTGGTGGAGTGCGGCCAGTTCACCTTCCTCGGGCGCGGCTGGACCGTCGGCCTGGCCGACGAGGCCGGACTGAAGATGCGCGAGGCCGCGCTGGCGTGGGCGGAGGCCTACCCGGCGATGGAGTACCGGCACGGCCCCATCAGCGTGAGCACCCGGGGCACGGCGACCTGGATGCTGGGCGACGCGCCCGGCGGACTCGCCGAACAGGTCCGGGACACGGGTGCGTTGTGGATCGCCGGGCGCCTCGACCCGCTCGCCGAACTCGTCCGCGTCCAGCGGCTTGCGGTCGCCGTCGCCGCGTCCCGCGGACTGGACCCCGACAGCCCGCGCCACCTCACGCGCTCGGTGATCCTCGCGCCCTGA
- a CDS encoding DeoR/GlpR family DNA-binding transcription regulator, with protein MSRDARWKALLELLVERGRLDVEDAAAELGVSAATIRRDFDGLAEQQMLVRTRGGAVVHGVSYELPLRYKTARHASEKQRIAKAVADLVAPGEAVGLTGGTTTTEVARALAVRGDLVSGAPALTVVTNALNIANELVVRPQFKIVLTGGWARAQSYELVGPLADGVLGQITVDVAVLGVVAFDVTYGAAAHDEAEAAVNRLLCERAERVVVAADSSKLGQRAFARICAAEAVDTLVTDTAAHPEAVRRFEEAGLRVVTV; from the coding sequence ATGTCGCGCGACGCCCGCTGGAAGGCGCTGCTGGAACTGCTCGTGGAGCGCGGCCGGCTGGACGTCGAGGACGCGGCGGCCGAGCTCGGGGTGTCGGCGGCTACGATCCGCCGTGACTTCGACGGACTCGCCGAGCAGCAGATGCTGGTGCGCACCCGGGGCGGTGCGGTCGTGCACGGCGTGTCGTACGAGTTGCCGCTGCGCTACAAGACGGCCCGCCACGCCTCCGAGAAGCAGCGCATCGCCAAGGCGGTGGCGGATCTGGTGGCGCCGGGCGAGGCGGTCGGGCTGACCGGGGGGACCACCACGACCGAGGTGGCGCGAGCGCTGGCGGTGCGCGGGGATCTGGTGTCCGGGGCGCCCGCGCTGACCGTGGTGACGAACGCGCTGAACATCGCGAACGAGCTGGTCGTGCGGCCCCAGTTCAAGATCGTGCTGACCGGAGGGTGGGCGCGGGCCCAGTCGTACGAGCTGGTCGGGCCGCTCGCGGACGGGGTGCTCGGGCAGATCACCGTCGACGTGGCGGTGCTCGGTGTCGTCGCGTTCGACGTGACGTACGGCGCCGCGGCGCACGACGAGGCGGAGGCGGCGGTCAACCGGCTGCTGTGCGAGCGGGCGGAACGGGTGGTGGTCGCGGCCGACTCCAGCAAGCTGGGGCAGCGGGCCTTCGCCCGGATCTGCGCGGCCGAGGCGGTGGACACCCTGGTCACGGACACGGCCGCCCACCCGGAGGCGGTGCGGCGCTTCGAGGAGGCCGGGCTGCGGGTCGTCACCGTCTGA
- a CDS encoding glycoside hydrolase family 15 protein, which yields MGGTAQDRGVPGGRRYVPIADHGLIGDLRSVALVGTDGTIDWYCCPAFDAPSVFASILDAERGGCFELAATVPARTKQFYFPDTNVLITRFFTEDGVGEVQDFMPVGGGPAEAERHRLIRRVVCVRGSIPFRTRVAPRFDYGSLPHTVRLTGDTAEFTTAGLTLALTATVPLEADGPDVCGDFKLFEGDSAVFALDKVGGDVTPRRCARTEAEEQFGATVAYWRRWLSASRYKGRWREMVHRSALTLKLLTYAPTGAIVAAPTTSLPEELGGERNWDYRYVWVRDAAFCVYALLRLGFTGEAEAFMDFVTRHISPGDGKASGPLQIMYGIDGRTELPERTLGHLEGHHGSAPVRVGNAAADQLQLDIYGALIDSIYLYDKWAKPISSGHWDDVCALVDWVCAHWDQPDEGIWETRGGRRNFLYSRLMCWVAIERAIRMANRRGLPADLPRWRECRDTIYRRIMSRGWCEERGAFVQHEDGDVLDAAVLMMPLTKFIAPTDPKWLSTLDVLTEELVSDSLVYRYDPRSSPDGLRGDEGTFSICSFWYVEAMVHAGRIEEARLAFEKMLTYANHLGLYAEEISHTGEQQGNFPQAFTHLALISAAFNLDRALG from the coding sequence ATGGGCGGAACGGCACAGGACCGGGGCGTGCCGGGCGGCCGGCGGTACGTACCGATCGCCGACCACGGGCTGATCGGCGATCTGCGCAGCGTCGCCCTGGTGGGGACCGACGGCACGATCGACTGGTACTGCTGTCCGGCCTTCGACGCGCCGAGCGTGTTCGCCTCGATCCTGGACGCGGAGCGCGGCGGCTGCTTCGAGCTGGCGGCGACCGTGCCGGCCCGGACCAAGCAGTTCTACTTTCCCGACACCAACGTCCTGATCACCCGGTTCTTCACCGAGGACGGGGTCGGCGAGGTGCAGGACTTCATGCCGGTCGGCGGCGGGCCGGCCGAGGCGGAGCGGCACCGGCTGATCCGGCGGGTGGTGTGCGTGCGCGGCTCGATCCCGTTCCGTACGCGGGTGGCACCCCGGTTCGACTACGGCTCCCTGCCGCACACCGTCCGGCTGACCGGTGACACCGCGGAGTTCACGACCGCGGGGCTGACGCTCGCGCTGACGGCGACCGTGCCTCTGGAGGCCGACGGGCCGGACGTGTGCGGCGACTTCAAGCTCTTCGAGGGCGACTCGGCGGTGTTCGCGCTGGACAAGGTCGGCGGCGATGTGACGCCCCGGCGCTGTGCCCGCACGGAGGCGGAGGAGCAGTTCGGGGCGACGGTGGCGTACTGGCGGCGCTGGCTGTCGGCGTCCCGGTACAAGGGCCGCTGGCGGGAGATGGTGCACCGCTCGGCGCTGACGCTGAAGCTGCTCACCTACGCGCCGACCGGGGCGATCGTGGCCGCGCCGACGACGAGTCTGCCCGAGGAGCTCGGCGGGGAACGCAACTGGGACTACCGGTACGTGTGGGTGCGCGACGCGGCCTTCTGCGTCTACGCGCTGCTGCGGCTGGGATTCACCGGGGAGGCCGAGGCGTTCATGGACTTCGTGACCCGGCACATCAGCCCGGGTGACGGCAAGGCCTCCGGACCGCTGCAGATCATGTACGGCATCGACGGACGCACCGAGTTGCCCGAGCGCACCCTCGGCCATCTGGAGGGACACCACGGCTCGGCGCCGGTACGGGTCGGCAACGCGGCGGCCGACCAGCTCCAGCTGGACATCTACGGCGCGCTGATCGACTCGATCTACCTCTACGACAAGTGGGCCAAGCCCATCTCCAGCGGCCACTGGGACGACGTGTGCGCGCTGGTGGACTGGGTGTGCGCGCACTGGGACCAGCCCGACGAGGGGATCTGGGAGACGCGGGGCGGGCGCAGGAACTTCCTGTACTCGCGGCTGATGTGCTGGGTGGCGATCGAGCGGGCCATCCGGATGGCCAACCGGCGCGGCCTGCCCGCCGACCTGCCACGCTGGCGGGAGTGCCGCGACACGATCTACCGGCGGATCATGAGCCGGGGCTGGTGCGAGGAGCGCGGGGCGTTCGTCCAGCACGAGGACGGTGACGTGCTGGACGCAGCGGTGCTGATGATGCCGCTGACCAAGTTCATCGCCCCCACCGATCCGAAGTGGCTGTCGACGCTGGACGTGCTCACCGAGGAGCTGGTGTCCGACTCGCTGGTCTACCGCTACGACCCCCGCTCCAGCCCCGACGGGCTGCGCGGCGACGAAGGCACGTTCTCCATCTGCTCGTTCTGGTACGTCGAGGCGATGGTGCACGCCGGGCGGATCGAGGAGGCGCGCCTGGCCTTCGAGAAGATGCTGACGTACGCCAACCATCTCGGCCTGTACGCCGAGGAGATCAGCCACACCGGGGAGCAGCAGGGCAACTTCCCGCAGGCGTTCACGCACCTCGCGCTGATCAGCGCGGCCTTCAATCTGGACCGGGCGCTCGGCTGA
- a CDS encoding heavy-metal-associated domain-containing protein produces the protein MPATTYAVSGMSCGHCKATLTKVIGELDGVSGVEVDLGSGHVTVTGSAEPDDAAIAEAVDEAGYELTGRI, from the coding sequence ATGCCCGCCACCACCTACGCCGTTTCCGGAATGTCCTGCGGCCACTGCAAGGCGACGCTGACCAAGGTCATCGGCGAGCTGGACGGCGTCAGCGGTGTCGAGGTCGACCTCGGCAGTGGCCATGTCACCGTCACCGGTTCCGCCGAGCCCGACGACGCCGCGATAGCGGAGGCCGTCGACGAGGCCGGCTACGAGCTGACCGGGAGGATCTGA